The Corynebacterium marinum DSM 44953 genome contains the following window.
GCAAATCTCGACGAGGCAACGTTTCGGCCATAACCGGTGACAGGTTCCGGTTATGACACCTACCCTGAAGGCATGACCGCTTATCGACGCCCCCTCGTCCCCGCCGTCCTGACCGCCGCGGCACTGCTGCTCGTCGCCTGCGGCGACGGCGCCGGCTCCGGCGGCTCGGGCGGTTCCGGCACGACGGGAGGCGACCCCGCACCCGGGCGGACCACCGTGACGTCCACCGCGGTTTCCACTGCCTCCCCCTCCCCCGCCTCGGCCACGGACCGCCCGCTGGGCAGCCCGGACCTGGCGCCGAAGATTCAGGAGCGGTGGTCCGAGAACCCCGTCCTGGTCTCCGGGATCCGGACGGGACGCCACGAGGGTTTCGACCGCGTGGTCTTCGACCTGACCGAGGGGGACGATCCGGGCTGGCGCATCGACTACGTCGACGAACCCATGCAGCAGGCCTCCGGCCTCCCCGTCGAGGTGGCGGGCGATGCCTACCTGCACGTGATGATCACCAACACCACCTACCCCTTCGAACTCGGGATCGAGGATCCCCTTCCGCCCGGCAACTTCCCCGGTGCAGGCGTGGTCGAGGAAATCGCGTACACCAGCGTCTTCGAGGGTTACTCCGAGGTCTATCTCGGCGTGACGGAGGAACTGCCCTATTCGGTGTCCGTGCTGCAGGACCCGAAACGGCTGGTCATCGACGTCAAGCACAACTGATTCCCCCCCCTCACCTGCCGGCGGGCGGGCAACGGCGGACGCCC
Protein-coding sequences here:
- a CDS encoding AMIN-like domain-containing (lipo)protein, translating into MTAYRRPLVPAVLTAAALLLVACGDGAGSGGSGGSGTTGGDPAPGRTTVTSTAVSTASPSPASATDRPLGSPDLAPKIQERWSENPVLVSGIRTGRHEGFDRVVFDLTEGDDPGWRIDYVDEPMQQASGLPVEVAGDAYLHVMITNTTYPFELGIEDPLPPGNFPGAGVVEEIAYTSVFEGYSEVYLGVTEELPYSVSVLQDPKRLVIDVKHN